The following are from one region of the Capsicum annuum cultivar UCD-10X-F1 chromosome 1, UCD10Xv1.1, whole genome shotgun sequence genome:
- the LOC107870196 gene encoding ABC transporter G family member 14 codes for MPLHCVAPKPENFGTELMAAPPNPSKPEMNSESLIQRALFPITLKFEEVVYKIRQETKGMCCGGPSSTKEKTILNGVTGIVCPGEMLAMLGPSGSGKTTLLTALGGRLSGKLSGKITYNSQPFSGAIKRRTGFVAQDDVLYPHLTVTETLLFTALLRLPQSLSREEKERHVEHVIAELGLNKCRNSMIGGPLFRGISGGEKKRVSIGQEMLINPSLLLLDEPTSGLDSTTALRILTTVKRLADGGRTVITTIHQPSSRLYHMFDKAVLLSEGCPIYYGPASSALEYFSSVGFSTSITINPADLLLDLANGIGPDSKHAIEQGDNTEHEKKTVREALISAYDKNISTRLKSELCNSDTNNYSYTKDVSTKNGVRSEQWCTSWGYQFKVLLLRGLKERRYETFNKLRIFQVVSVAFLAGLLWWHTPTSHVEDRIAMVFFFAVFWGFYPLYNAVFTFPQERRMLIKERSSGMYRLSSYFLAKTVGDLPLELALPTAFTFILYWMGGLKANPATFILSLLVVLYSVLVSQSLGLAYGALLMDVKQATTLASVTTLVFLIAGGYYIQQIPPFIVWLKYLSYSYYCYKLLLGVQYNDNDYYECSKGVYCQVAEFPAIKSVGLNNMWMDVFIMALMLVGYRLVAYLALNRVR; via the exons ATGCCTCTTCATTGTGTAGCACCAAAACCAGAAAACTTTGGCACAGAATTGATGGCAGCACCGCCTAATCCGTCGAAGCCAGAGATGAACTCAGAGTCCCTTATACAAAGGGCCTTGTTTCCCATAACTCTCAAG TTTGAAGAAGTTGTCTACAAGATTAGGCAAGAAACCAAGGGAATGTGTTGTGGAGGACCATCAAGTACAAAAGAAAAGACTATACTAAATGGAGTGACAGGTATAGTGTGCCCAGGGGAGATGCTAGCAATGTTAGGTCCATCAGGTAGTGGAAAAACTACCCTCCTAACAGCTTTAGGAGGGCGTTTATCGGGTAAACTATCAGGGAAAATTACATACAACAGCCAGCCATTCTCTGGAGCTATCAAACGCCGTACTGGATTCGTGGCACAGGACGATGTCCTATATCCTCATCTAACTGTAACAGAAACTCTCCTTTTCACAGCTCTGTTAAGACTTCCCCAAAGCCTAAGTAGGGAGGAAAAGGAAAGGCATGTGGAGCATGTTATTGCAGAGCTCGGGTTAAACAAGTGTCGAAACAGCATGATAGGAGGACCATTATTTAGGGGGATATCAGGTGGGGAGAAAAAGAGGGTTAGTATTGGTCAAGAAATGCTAATTAACCCTAGTTTGCTATTGCTAGATGAGCCTACTTCTGGTTTGGATTCTACTACAGCTCTGAGGATTCTAACTACAGTTAAGCGCCTAGCTGATGGTGGCAGAACTGTAATCACTACAATCCACCAGCCATCCAGCAGgctctaccatatgtttgataaggCAGTCTTGCTTTCTGAAGGCTGCCCTATCTACTATGGTCCTGCATCAAGTGCCCTCGAGTACTTCTCCTCTGTTGGTTTTTCCACATCCATCACTATCAATCCTGCTGATCTCTTGCTTGATCTTGCCAATG GAATTGGACCTGATTCCAAGCATGCAATTGAGCAAGGTGACAATACAGAACATGAGAAGAAAACTGTGAGAGAAGCTCTCATCTCAGCTTATGACAAGAACATTTCTACAAGGTTGAAGAGTGAGCTATGCAATTCAGATACCAACAATTACAGTTACACAAAGGATGTTTCAACAA AAAATGGTGTGAGGTCAGAGCAATGGTGCACAAGTTGGGGTTATCAATTTAAGGTGCTGCTACTACGGGGGCTGAAGGAACGAAGATATGAGACCTTCAACAAGCTTCGAATCTTCCAAGTTGTTAGTGTAGCATTTCTTGCTGGACTATTATGGTGGCACACTCCAACATCTCACGTTGAAGACAGA ATTGCAATGGTATTCTTCTTCGCCGTATTCTGGGGCTTCTATCCACTCTACAATGCAGTTTTCACTTTTCCCCAAGAAAGAAGGATGCTCATCAAAGAGCGATCATCAGGAATGTACCGACTGTCATCATATTTTCTAGCTAAAACTGTGGGGGATCTGCCCTTGGAACTGGCACTACCAACAGCATTTACCTTCATCCTATATTGGATGGGTGGACTCAAAGCCAACCCTGCCACCTTCATCCTCTCTCTTCTAGTAGTCCTTTACAGCGTACTCGTTTCTCAGAGTCTCGGTCTAGCTTATGGTGCCTTGCTTATGGATGTGAAACAGGCGACTACCTTAGCATCAGTCACAACTTTAGTCTTCCTAATTGCCGGAGGATATTACATTCAGCAAATTCCCCCTTTCATAGTTTGGTTAAAATATCTGAGCTACAGCTACTACTGCTACAAGTTACTTCTAGGGGTACAATACAATGATAACGACTACTATGAGTGTTCTAAAGGTGTCTATTGCCAGGTTGCAGAATTTCCAGCCATAAAATCAGTAGGCCTGAACAATATGTGGATGGATGTATTCATCATGGCTCTAATGCTAGTGGGATACCGGCTTGTTGCTTATCTAGCACTCAATCGCGTACGATGA